From one Rosa rugosa chromosome 4, drRosRugo1.1, whole genome shotgun sequence genomic stretch:
- the LOC133707096 gene encoding transmembrane emp24 domain-containing protein p24delta3-like, whose protein sequence is MMMMRSASLILLFLFLFLLLRPGQAIWLTLPSSGTKCVSEEIQNNVVVLADYVVISDDHSHSPTISAKVTSPYGNNLHLRENATHGQFAFTTHEAGNYLACFWIDGHNPGGGAVSVNLDWKTGIGAKDWESVARKEKIEGLELELRKLEGAVEAIHENLLFLKSREAEMRSVSEKTNTRVAWFSIMSLGVCIAVSTLQLWHLKQFFQKKKLI, encoded by the exons atgatgatgatgaggagtGCGAGCTTGATCCTCCTATTcctgtttctgtttctgttgcTACGGCCGGGTCAAGCAATTTGGCTGACTCTACCCTCCAGCGGCACCAAGTGCGTCTCCGAGGAAATCCAGAACAACGTCGTCGTTTTGGCCGATTACGTCGTTATTTCCGACGACCACTCCCACTCCCCCACCATCTCCGCCAAG GTGACATCACCTTATGGCAACAATCTTCACCTCAGGGAGAATGCAACACATGGTCAGTTTGCCTTCACCACTCATGAGGCTGGTAACTACCTGGCATGTTTTTGGATTGATGGTCATAATCCAGGAGGCGGTGCCGTAAGTGTCAATCTTGACTGGAAAACTGGGATTGGAGCTAAGGATTGGGAATCAGTAGCGAGAAAAGAGAAGATTGAG GGTCTTGAGCTTGAGCTGCGGAAACTTGAAGGAGCAGTGGAAGCCATCCATGAAAATCTACTCTTTCTCAAGAGCAG AGAAGCGGAGATGAGGAGTGTCAGTGAAAAGACAAACACCAGGGTGGCGTGGTTTAGCATAATGTCATTGGGCGTTTGCATTGCAGTGTCAACTCTTCAGTTATGGCACTTGAAGCAATTTTTCCAAAAGAAGAAGCTGATTTGA